The Anaerolineae bacterium genome has a segment encoding these proteins:
- the rpsG gene encoding 30S ribosomal protein S7 encodes MARRNRAVKRPIEPDIKYNSRLVQSFINKLMRNGKKTVAARIFYDALDIVEERANKPGIEMFEQAIKNATPLIEVRPRRVGGATYQIPLEVRSERRESLAIRWLVNSSRDRAGKSMAEKLAAELMDAANNQGATVKKREDTHRMAEANRAFAHYRW; translated from the coding sequence GCCCATTGAGCCTGATATTAAATACAATAGCCGTTTGGTGCAGAGTTTTATTAATAAATTAATGAGAAATGGTAAAAAAACTGTGGCTGCCCGTATTTTTTACGATGCTCTTGATATTGTTGAAGAGCGGGCCAATAAGCCGGGCATAGAAATGTTTGAACAGGCTATCAAAAACGCTACGCCCCTGATCGAGGTCCGGCCCCGGCGAGTAGGCGGGGCAACCTATCAGATTCCGCTGGAGGTGCGCTCTGAGCGCCGCGAAAGCCTGGCCATTCGCTGGCTGGTCAATTCCAGCCGGGACCGCGCCGGCAAATCAATGGCCGAAAAACTGGCCGCTGAATTAATGGATGCGGCCAATAATCAAGGGGCCACAGTTAAAAAACGAGAAGATACCCATAGGATGGCCGAGGCAAACCGCGCCTTTGCTCATTATCGCTGGTAA